The sequence GCTGATTGTCGTGGGGTCGGACGATGAGCTGCTTCAAGCGCGTCGCTTGAAGCAGCAGGGTCTGTCGAACCTCTGGATTGGCAGCAGCCAGATCGCTTTTCGACCGGGGCGCGACGAGATTGGCTTGGCGGCAGACGCCGATCCTCTGGAGGCCCACGACGTCGTCGTTCTTGACGGGCCGTCACAAACCCTGCGTTTGGCCTATCGCGCATCGCATCGACACAGCGCGCTCTTTCTCACGAATCGCTGTAACAGCAACTGCTTGATGTGCTCACAGCCGCCAACGCGCCACGACGACAGCTGGCTGGTCTCTGAAGCGCTTGCGATCGTTCGGCATATGTCTGAGCCACCACGCACGCTGGGTCTTACGGGCGGAGAGCCTACCCTGCTCGGACCGGTGCTGCCACGACTTCTGGTCCAACTCCGGTCGGAGCTGCCTTCTACCCAGTTCGAGATACTGAGCAATGGTCGGGCGCTTGAAGACCCGAAGTACGTTGCCGAGCTGGCCGAGGCAGGGCAGGGGAGCGTCTCTTGGCTCGTTCCTCTGTATGGGCACGCCGACTTTCTTCACGATTATGTGGTCCAGGCGCCGGGCGCGTTCGAGCAAACCCTCATGGGCCTGCTGAATCTGCGGGACTGTGCGCAGGCCATCCAACTGAGAATCGTGCTGATAGAACCAGTCCTCTCACACCTGACGGAACTCTGCGGATATATCGCTCGCAACCTTCGTTTTGTTCGAGAAGTTGCGCTGATGGCTTGCGAGCCGATCGGTTTTGCATTGGCGAACAAGGCGCAGTGCTCAGTCAATCTGACTGACTGGCATCAAACCTTGGCCGACGGCGTCGACGCACTCTCTGGCGTGGGCGTAAGGACCGTAATCATGAATGCCCCCCGATGCGCTCTGCCGAGAGAGCTATGGCGCTTTGCCGCACGGAGCATCTCGGATTGGAAGCAGGTGTATGCGGATAAATGCGGCGAGTGTGTGGAGCGTGAGAGCTGTTCCGGCCTTTTCGCGTGGCACGAACGCGGTTGGACACCGGCCCCGATTCGGCCCGTGTTGAGCAAAACGATATGAGCCGATTTTTGACGAGTCTTTCCGCGTTTCTTGCGGGTCTGGCTAGCGTAAGCACTGAGGCGGCCGGTCAGCCGGTGTCATCCCCTGGTATTGACCCGATTCTTGAACTGGGGCCGGTTGACCTCGCACCGCTGAACTTCGGCTCGGACAACCTGTTCGCGGGTCATCGATCGCACTCCAGCCACAGTAGCCATTCCTCTCATTCGTCACATTCTTCGCACTACTCGGGATCGGGGGGCTACTCCGCACCGCGTGCGCTGATCGAACCGGTAGCGCCTGCGACACCGACACGCTCTCGTGGTGAGAGCCCGACTTCAGCAGCTCCGGTGCAAGGTTTCGTCTCGCCCAGTCGGCTTCGCGACGGAGGCGCGGTCGAGGAATCGAGCGTGGCGGCTAGCATGAGCCTGCAGGAGAAGAAGCGGCTTCAGGTGATGCGCGTTCAGATTGCGTTGAGCCGGCTAGGGCTGCATGGAGGCCCCATCGACGGCGAGATGAACGAAGAGACCAGAACCGCACTACGCCGTTTCCAACTTATCAAGGGACTGCCGCAAGACGGACTCATGAGCACGCCTACGCTCAATGCGCTGGGCGTTCCCGCAGTCAAGTGAAATTGCTGTAACCGCGGATGTTGGTCGTTTTGCATGCAGGTCGCGCGAGGGCGGGCTAGTTGTGAAGGCTCAATAGGTTGTTTCGGGTGTTCACCCGGAGAGGTTCTGAGAGACTGGAAATCGCCAAACCCCCAGTCAGACGAGAACAAGACACCGGATGAACACCCATAAGAATGCCCGACTGACGTATCTGCGTCGCCTGGAGATGGTCCAGGACATTGCCGAACGTGGGCTGCCAGTCCCGCAGGCAGCGGCGTGTCACGGCGTAAGCGCGGTGACCGCGCGCAAGTGGCTGGGCCGCTATCTGGCCGGTGGTGCTGCGGCCCTGCTCGACAAGTCCTCGCGCCCCGAGCGCTCGCCGCGCGCGATCGCCCCGGACGTGGCGCTGACGATCGTCGAGCTGCGTCGCAAGCTCTTCTTGCAGGCCCGCATTGCGAGCTACATGGGCGTGTCGCGCGCCACCGTGAGCCGCGTCCTGCGCCGCGCAGGGCTGTCTCGACTGAGCGATCTGCAGCCGCCCGAGCCGGTGCAGCGCTACGAGCGCGACACGCCCGGCGAACTGCTGCACCTCGACATCAAGAAACTCGGCCGCTTCGAGCACACTGGCCATCGGATTACCGGCGAGCGTCAGCATCGAAGTCGGCACTGCGGCTGGGAATATCTGTTCGTGGCCATCGACGACCACAGCCGCACGGCCTTCACCCAGCTCTATCCGGACGAGCGCCGCTCCAGTGCCATCGCCTTCCTGCGCGCGGCCCACGACTACTTCAAGACCCTGGGCGTGCCAATCCAGCGGCTGATCACCGACAACGGGTCCGCCTTCCGCTCCCACGCCTTTGGACACGCCTGTGTCGAACTGGGCATCACGCAGAAGTTCACGCGCGCCTACCGCCCACAGACCAACGGCAAGGCCGAACGCTTCATCCAGTCCGCCCTACGAGAATGGGCCTACGGCCACGCTTACCAGAATTCTCATGAGCGCGGCACGGCTCTGACCCTTTGGAATCACTACTACAACTGGCACCGCCCGCATTACGGCATCGGATGCCATGTACCTATGGCCCGTCTCTCAGAACACGCAAACAACGTCTTGACTCTTCACAGCTAGTCGAATGCGATATGGGGATTTGCCTCGCCTTCGTCAGGCTTGTTTGGGCGCATCCCGTAGTGGCCGCCGGACTGTCACCTGAGTTCTCCTGGCGACTCGGGGTGTCCTGTTCATGGGGCTTTCGCCCGCGGTTTCCTTGATCGCGTCGGTCAGTTGAGGTCGCCACGACTGCGGTGGCCAGGGCCCGCGACGCCGCAACTTATAATTGCCGCCCGTACCCCCTGGCTTGTGAGTGATATGAGGTTGAATCTGAAGGTCCCGTTCGCGGAAAAGGACGAGGCGAAGAAGCTTGGCGCGCGTTGGGATGCCGGACGCAAAGTCTGGTATGTCGAGGGTAAGGAAGACCTGGCGCCGTTTGCCCGATGGTCGCCGACCCCCCTCGATGCCTCTGCTGCAGAGGCGCCCGCACCGAAGCGTGCTGCCGCCAGGCATGTGGATTCTTCCGGCAAGGCCTACGTCGGCCGCAACTACGTTGCCCATCCGCGAGTCTGTGATTGCCCCCCTTGGGAGGTGTGCGACAAGTGTCTGGCTACGGCCCTGAAAAACTAGTTCGGGGTGGCGAGACTATGGAAGTCGTTGCAGTAATCGACTTTGAAACGACGGGCTTGTCGCCAGCAC is a genomic window of Niveibacterium sp. SC-1 containing:
- the hxsC gene encoding His-Xaa-Ser system radical SAM maturase HxsC translates to MKQQGLSNLWIGSSQIAFRPGRDEIGLAADADPLEAHDVVVLDGPSQTLRLAYRASHRHSALFLTNRCNSNCLMCSQPPTRHDDSWLVSEALAIVRHMSEPPRTLGLTGGEPTLLGPVLPRLLVQLRSELPSTQFEILSNGRALEDPKYVAELAEAGQGSVSWLVPLYGHADFLHDYVVQAPGAFEQTLMGLLNLRDCAQAIQLRIVLIEPVLSHLTELCGYIARNLRFVREVALMACEPIGFALANKAQCSVNLTDWHQTLADGVDALSGVGVRTVIMNAPRCALPRELWRFAARSISDWKQVYADKCGECVERESCSGLFAWHERGWTPAPIRPVLSKTI
- the hxsA gene encoding His-Xaa-Ser repeat protein HxsA, translated to MSRFLTSLSAFLAGLASVSTEAAGQPVSSPGIDPILELGPVDLAPLNFGSDNLFAGHRSHSSHSSHSSHSSHSSHYSGSGGYSAPRALIEPVAPATPTRSRGESPTSAAPVQGFVSPSRLRDGGAVEESSVAASMSLQEKKRLQVMRVQIALSRLGLHGGPIDGEMNEETRTALRRFQLIKGLPQDGLMSTPTLNALGVPAVK
- a CDS encoding IS481 family transposase, which codes for MNTHKNARLTYLRRLEMVQDIAERGLPVPQAAACHGVSAVTARKWLGRYLAGGAAALLDKSSRPERSPRAIAPDVALTIVELRRKLFLQARIASYMGVSRATVSRVLRRAGLSRLSDLQPPEPVQRYERDTPGELLHLDIKKLGRFEHTGHRITGERQHRSRHCGWEYLFVAIDDHSRTAFTQLYPDERRSSAIAFLRAAHDYFKTLGVPIQRLITDNGSAFRSHAFGHACVELGITQKFTRAYRPQTNGKAERFIQSALREWAYGHAYQNSHERGTALTLWNHYYNWHRPHYGIGCHVPMARLSEHANNVLTLHS
- a CDS encoding DUF5710 domain-containing protein, which gives rise to MRLNLKVPFAEKDEAKKLGARWDAGRKVWYVEGKEDLAPFARWSPTPLDASAAEAPAPKRAAARHVDSSGKAYVGRNYVAHPRVCDCPPWEVCDKCLATALKN